One region of Parambassis ranga chromosome 12, fParRan2.1, whole genome shotgun sequence genomic DNA includes:
- the fktn gene encoding ribitol-5-phosphate transferase FKTN isoform X3 translates to MPRMSRTAVLLLLIVSSSVFLLFQLYYYRKYVSKPGPHLLNPAGHLTASHVQWQTVKKFLALAQHFKLPLFLADTAALSLLSQHALQQHDRLEREPPCSFLCTGRPFTSFAVYANLWKYDPGFLLAAEQKGFELLELRGEDPRLASLDTLSGEKIPLYFLFRLHSYVIQVVFLYERSGNYLWHGALRLKADMDRSFAPFKLLDYGRHAGAYDRPQVVLTVLDNLDVRVPRNVTLFLAEQRQARFLECRYRDARNFLQLYPDDSSAAAVDFRRKAKSLLHLAARTLSHLGVPFWLSSGTCLGWFRQCNIITYGRDVDIGIFIADFRSDMIAAFRDAGLSLKHKFGKVEDSLELSFLSDEVKLDIFFFYEEGDVVWNGGTQAKSGRKFKYIFPRFSLCWAELLELKVRVPCETLDYLMANYGTTWGVPVRSWDWKSSPSNVQENGVWPLAEWSELIQVY, encoded by the exons ATGCCTCGCATGAGCCGGACTGCGGTGTTATTGCTGCTAATTGTCAGCAGCTCCGTGTTCCTGCTGTTCCAGTTGTACTACTACCGGAAGTACGTCAGCAAA CCTGGGCCACACCTCCTGAACCCAGCAGGTCACCTGACCGCCAGCCACGTCCAATGG cagaCGGTGAAGAAGTTCCTGGCTTTAGCGCAGCATTTCAAGCTGCCGCTTTTCCTCGCCGACACTGCGGCGCTTTCACTGCTCTCCCAGCATGCATTGCAGCAGCACGACCGGCTGGAGCGTGAGCCaccctgcagctttctgtgcaCCGGGCGTCCATTCACATCATTCGCTGTCTACGCCAACCTGTGGAAGTATGAT CCCGGTTTCCTTTTGGCTGCTGAGCAGAAAGGCTTTGAGTTGCTGGAGCTGCGAGGAGAGGACCCCCGGCTGGCCAGTCTGGACACCCTGTCAGGAGAGAAGATCCCGCTGTACTTCCTGTTCCGCCTCCACAGCTATGTCATCCAG GTGGTGTTCCTGTACGAGCGCAGTGGGAACTACCTGTGGCACGGAGCGCTGCGCCTCAAAGCCGACATGGACCGGAGCTTTGCTCCCTTCAAACTGCTCGACTACGGACGCCATGCCGGAGCATACGACAG GCCACAGGTGGTTCTGACTGTGCTGGACAACCTCGATGTTCGAGTCCCACGCAACGTCACTCTGTTTCTGGCCGAGCAGCGACAGGCCCGCTTCCTCGAGTGCCGTTACCGGGATGCTCGCAACTTTCTGCAG CTCTACCCCGACGACTCTTCAGCCGCGGCTGTGGATTTTCGGCGAAAGGCGAAGTCATTGCTTCACTTAGCCGCTCGAACGCTCTCTCACCTCGGCGTCCCCTTCTGGCTCAGCAGTGGCACTTGTCTGG GGTGGTTCAGGCAGTGCAATATCATCACTTACGGTCGCGACGTTGACATCGGTATTTTCATTGCGGACTTCAGGTCGGACATGATCGCAGCCTTCAGAGACGCCGGCCTGTCACTGAAACACAAGTTTGGGAAG GTGGAAGACAGTCTGGAGTTGTCTTTTCTAAGTGATGAAGTCAAACtggacattttctttttctacgAGGAGGGAGATGTTGTCTGGAACGGAGGGACGCAGGCGAAGAGCGGCAGGAAGTTTAA GTATATCTTCCCTCGGTTCTCTCTGTGCTGGGCGGAGCTTCTCGAGCTGAAAGTTCGCGTTCCGTGTGAGACGCTTGACTATTTGATGGCGAACTACGGCACCACCTGGGGCGTCCCAGTGCGGAGCTGGGACTGGAAGTCCTCACCTAGCAACGTACAGGAGAATGGCGTGTGGCCTCTGGCGGAGTGGTCAGAGCTTATTCAAGTGTACTGA
- the fktn gene encoding ribitol-5-phosphate transferase FKTN isoform X4 — MPRMSRTAVLLLLIVSSSVFLLFQLYYYRKYVSKPGPHLLNPAGHLTASHVQWTVKKFLALAQHFKLPLFLADTAALSLLSQHALQQHDRLEREPPCSFLCTGRPFTSFAVYANLWKYDPGFLLAAEQKGFELLELRGEDPRLASLDTLSGEKIPLYFLFRLHSYVIQVVFLYERSGNYLWHGALRLKADMDRSFAPFKLLDYGRHAGAYDRPQVVLTVLDNLDVRVPRNVTLFLAEQRQARFLECRYRDARNFLQLYPDDSSAAAVDFRRKAKSLLHLAARTLSHLGVPFWLSSGTCLGWFRQCNIITYGRDVDIGIFIADFRSDMIAAFRDAGLSLKHKFGKVEDSLELSFLSDEVKLDIFFFYEEGDVVWNGGTQAKSGRKFKYIFPRFSLCWAELLELKVRVPCETLDYLMANYGTTWGVPVRSWDWKSSPSNVQENGVWPLAEWSELIQVY, encoded by the exons ATGCCTCGCATGAGCCGGACTGCGGTGTTATTGCTGCTAATTGTCAGCAGCTCCGTGTTCCTGCTGTTCCAGTTGTACTACTACCGGAAGTACGTCAGCAAA CCTGGGCCACACCTCCTGAACCCAGCAGGTCACCTGACCGCCAGCCACGTCCAATGG aCGGTGAAGAAGTTCCTGGCTTTAGCGCAGCATTTCAAGCTGCCGCTTTTCCTCGCCGACACTGCGGCGCTTTCACTGCTCTCCCAGCATGCATTGCAGCAGCACGACCGGCTGGAGCGTGAGCCaccctgcagctttctgtgcaCCGGGCGTCCATTCACATCATTCGCTGTCTACGCCAACCTGTGGAAGTATGAT CCCGGTTTCCTTTTGGCTGCTGAGCAGAAAGGCTTTGAGTTGCTGGAGCTGCGAGGAGAGGACCCCCGGCTGGCCAGTCTGGACACCCTGTCAGGAGAGAAGATCCCGCTGTACTTCCTGTTCCGCCTCCACAGCTATGTCATCCAG GTGGTGTTCCTGTACGAGCGCAGTGGGAACTACCTGTGGCACGGAGCGCTGCGCCTCAAAGCCGACATGGACCGGAGCTTTGCTCCCTTCAAACTGCTCGACTACGGACGCCATGCCGGAGCATACGACAG GCCACAGGTGGTTCTGACTGTGCTGGACAACCTCGATGTTCGAGTCCCACGCAACGTCACTCTGTTTCTGGCCGAGCAGCGACAGGCCCGCTTCCTCGAGTGCCGTTACCGGGATGCTCGCAACTTTCTGCAG CTCTACCCCGACGACTCTTCAGCCGCGGCTGTGGATTTTCGGCGAAAGGCGAAGTCATTGCTTCACTTAGCCGCTCGAACGCTCTCTCACCTCGGCGTCCCCTTCTGGCTCAGCAGTGGCACTTGTCTGG GGTGGTTCAGGCAGTGCAATATCATCACTTACGGTCGCGACGTTGACATCGGTATTTTCATTGCGGACTTCAGGTCGGACATGATCGCAGCCTTCAGAGACGCCGGCCTGTCACTGAAACACAAGTTTGGGAAG GTGGAAGACAGTCTGGAGTTGTCTTTTCTAAGTGATGAAGTCAAACtggacattttctttttctacgAGGAGGGAGATGTTGTCTGGAACGGAGGGACGCAGGCGAAGAGCGGCAGGAAGTTTAA GTATATCTTCCCTCGGTTCTCTCTGTGCTGGGCGGAGCTTCTCGAGCTGAAAGTTCGCGTTCCGTGTGAGACGCTTGACTATTTGATGGCGAACTACGGCACCACCTGGGGCGTCCCAGTGCGGAGCTGGGACTGGAAGTCCTCACCTAGCAACGTACAGGAGAATGGCGTGTGGCCTCTGGCGGAGTGGTCAGAGCTTATTCAAGTGTACTGA
- the fktn gene encoding ribitol-5-phosphate transferase FKTN isoform X2, giving the protein MPRMSRTAVLLLLIVSSSVFLLFQLYYYRKYVSKQPGPHLLNPAGHLTASHVQWTVKKFLALAQHFKLPLFLADTAALSLLSQHALQQHDRLEREPPCSFLCTGRPFTSFAVYANLWKYDPGFLLAAEQKGFELLELRGEDPRLASLDTLSGEKIPLYFLFRLHSYVIQVVFLYERSGNYLWHGALRLKADMDRSFAPFKLLDYGRHAGAYDRPQVVLTVLDNLDVRVPRNVTLFLAEQRQARFLECRYRDARNFLQLYPDDSSAAAVDFRRKAKSLLHLAARTLSHLGVPFWLSSGTCLGWFRQCNIITYGRDVDIGIFIADFRSDMIAAFRDAGLSLKHKFGKVEDSLELSFLSDEVKLDIFFFYEEGDVVWNGGTQAKSGRKFKYIFPRFSLCWAELLELKVRVPCETLDYLMANYGTTWGVPVRSWDWKSSPSNVQENGVWPLAEWSELIQVY; this is encoded by the exons ATGCCTCGCATGAGCCGGACTGCGGTGTTATTGCTGCTAATTGTCAGCAGCTCCGTGTTCCTGCTGTTCCAGTTGTACTACTACCGGAAGTACGTCAGCAAA CAGCCTGGGCCACACCTCCTGAACCCAGCAGGTCACCTGACCGCCAGCCACGTCCAATGG aCGGTGAAGAAGTTCCTGGCTTTAGCGCAGCATTTCAAGCTGCCGCTTTTCCTCGCCGACACTGCGGCGCTTTCACTGCTCTCCCAGCATGCATTGCAGCAGCACGACCGGCTGGAGCGTGAGCCaccctgcagctttctgtgcaCCGGGCGTCCATTCACATCATTCGCTGTCTACGCCAACCTGTGGAAGTATGAT CCCGGTTTCCTTTTGGCTGCTGAGCAGAAAGGCTTTGAGTTGCTGGAGCTGCGAGGAGAGGACCCCCGGCTGGCCAGTCTGGACACCCTGTCAGGAGAGAAGATCCCGCTGTACTTCCTGTTCCGCCTCCACAGCTATGTCATCCAG GTGGTGTTCCTGTACGAGCGCAGTGGGAACTACCTGTGGCACGGAGCGCTGCGCCTCAAAGCCGACATGGACCGGAGCTTTGCTCCCTTCAAACTGCTCGACTACGGACGCCATGCCGGAGCATACGACAG GCCACAGGTGGTTCTGACTGTGCTGGACAACCTCGATGTTCGAGTCCCACGCAACGTCACTCTGTTTCTGGCCGAGCAGCGACAGGCCCGCTTCCTCGAGTGCCGTTACCGGGATGCTCGCAACTTTCTGCAG CTCTACCCCGACGACTCTTCAGCCGCGGCTGTGGATTTTCGGCGAAAGGCGAAGTCATTGCTTCACTTAGCCGCTCGAACGCTCTCTCACCTCGGCGTCCCCTTCTGGCTCAGCAGTGGCACTTGTCTGG GGTGGTTCAGGCAGTGCAATATCATCACTTACGGTCGCGACGTTGACATCGGTATTTTCATTGCGGACTTCAGGTCGGACATGATCGCAGCCTTCAGAGACGCCGGCCTGTCACTGAAACACAAGTTTGGGAAG GTGGAAGACAGTCTGGAGTTGTCTTTTCTAAGTGATGAAGTCAAACtggacattttctttttctacgAGGAGGGAGATGTTGTCTGGAACGGAGGGACGCAGGCGAAGAGCGGCAGGAAGTTTAA GTATATCTTCCCTCGGTTCTCTCTGTGCTGGGCGGAGCTTCTCGAGCTGAAAGTTCGCGTTCCGTGTGAGACGCTTGACTATTTGATGGCGAACTACGGCACCACCTGGGGCGTCCCAGTGCGGAGCTGGGACTGGAAGTCCTCACCTAGCAACGTACAGGAGAATGGCGTGTGGCCTCTGGCGGAGTGGTCAGAGCTTATTCAAGTGTACTGA
- the fktn gene encoding ribitol-5-phosphate transferase FKTN isoform X1 → MPRMSRTAVLLLLIVSSSVFLLFQLYYYRKYVSKQPGPHLLNPAGHLTASHVQWQTVKKFLALAQHFKLPLFLADTAALSLLSQHALQQHDRLEREPPCSFLCTGRPFTSFAVYANLWKYDPGFLLAAEQKGFELLELRGEDPRLASLDTLSGEKIPLYFLFRLHSYVIQVVFLYERSGNYLWHGALRLKADMDRSFAPFKLLDYGRHAGAYDRPQVVLTVLDNLDVRVPRNVTLFLAEQRQARFLECRYRDARNFLQLYPDDSSAAAVDFRRKAKSLLHLAARTLSHLGVPFWLSSGTCLGWFRQCNIITYGRDVDIGIFIADFRSDMIAAFRDAGLSLKHKFGKVEDSLELSFLSDEVKLDIFFFYEEGDVVWNGGTQAKSGRKFKYIFPRFSLCWAELLELKVRVPCETLDYLMANYGTTWGVPVRSWDWKSSPSNVQENGVWPLAEWSELIQVY, encoded by the exons ATGCCTCGCATGAGCCGGACTGCGGTGTTATTGCTGCTAATTGTCAGCAGCTCCGTGTTCCTGCTGTTCCAGTTGTACTACTACCGGAAGTACGTCAGCAAA CAGCCTGGGCCACACCTCCTGAACCCAGCAGGTCACCTGACCGCCAGCCACGTCCAATGG cagaCGGTGAAGAAGTTCCTGGCTTTAGCGCAGCATTTCAAGCTGCCGCTTTTCCTCGCCGACACTGCGGCGCTTTCACTGCTCTCCCAGCATGCATTGCAGCAGCACGACCGGCTGGAGCGTGAGCCaccctgcagctttctgtgcaCCGGGCGTCCATTCACATCATTCGCTGTCTACGCCAACCTGTGGAAGTATGAT CCCGGTTTCCTTTTGGCTGCTGAGCAGAAAGGCTTTGAGTTGCTGGAGCTGCGAGGAGAGGACCCCCGGCTGGCCAGTCTGGACACCCTGTCAGGAGAGAAGATCCCGCTGTACTTCCTGTTCCGCCTCCACAGCTATGTCATCCAG GTGGTGTTCCTGTACGAGCGCAGTGGGAACTACCTGTGGCACGGAGCGCTGCGCCTCAAAGCCGACATGGACCGGAGCTTTGCTCCCTTCAAACTGCTCGACTACGGACGCCATGCCGGAGCATACGACAG GCCACAGGTGGTTCTGACTGTGCTGGACAACCTCGATGTTCGAGTCCCACGCAACGTCACTCTGTTTCTGGCCGAGCAGCGACAGGCCCGCTTCCTCGAGTGCCGTTACCGGGATGCTCGCAACTTTCTGCAG CTCTACCCCGACGACTCTTCAGCCGCGGCTGTGGATTTTCGGCGAAAGGCGAAGTCATTGCTTCACTTAGCCGCTCGAACGCTCTCTCACCTCGGCGTCCCCTTCTGGCTCAGCAGTGGCACTTGTCTGG GGTGGTTCAGGCAGTGCAATATCATCACTTACGGTCGCGACGTTGACATCGGTATTTTCATTGCGGACTTCAGGTCGGACATGATCGCAGCCTTCAGAGACGCCGGCCTGTCACTGAAACACAAGTTTGGGAAG GTGGAAGACAGTCTGGAGTTGTCTTTTCTAAGTGATGAAGTCAAACtggacattttctttttctacgAGGAGGGAGATGTTGTCTGGAACGGAGGGACGCAGGCGAAGAGCGGCAGGAAGTTTAA GTATATCTTCCCTCGGTTCTCTCTGTGCTGGGCGGAGCTTCTCGAGCTGAAAGTTCGCGTTCCGTGTGAGACGCTTGACTATTTGATGGCGAACTACGGCACCACCTGGGGCGTCCCAGTGCGGAGCTGGGACTGGAAGTCCTCACCTAGCAACGTACAGGAGAATGGCGTGTGGCCTCTGGCGGAGTGGTCAGAGCTTATTCAAGTGTACTGA